AACGGCGTCAGATGATGAGGTTTACAGGAGTCAAAGCGATAGATGGTAGCTGACTGCACCAAACTAACGGGATGGGAGGGATACACTCATGTACATTCCAATGATTTTCTTCACAATCATTATTGAGAAACGGAAATTGACACCAAAGCAAATTGAAGCAAAATACAAGCAACAGCAAACGCTGAAACGCATCGAAGAACAAAAGCATCAGATCGTGACACAATTTCCAGAGTTTTTAATTCGATAAAACGAAACACTTTCACAAAGATCATGTCTGCGGGGGCATGATCTTTTTATTTTCCACTGCTCCCCCCTCTCGCGAAGCTTTATAATGGATTCAGAAGAGAAACGTGGGGAGTGAAATCATGGAGTATCAAATCGTCTTTTTAGACATTGATGGAACACTCGTCAACGAAGAGAAAATCATACCACCAGATACACTCGAAGCCATTCAAGAGCTGCAAAGAAATAAGATCGAGGTCGTCTTAGCAACAGGCAGAGCTCATTATTATTTTGACGAGCTTGCCCAGCAGTGCGGCATCCACTCGTACGTCAGTTGCAATGGCGCATATGTTGTCTATCAGGGAAAAACCATT
The window above is part of the Brevibacillus antibioticus genome. Proteins encoded here:
- a CDS encoding YrzI family protein, whose amino-acid sequence is MYIPMIFFTIIIEKRKLTPKQIEAKYKQQQTLKRIEEQKHQIVTQFPEFLIR